Proteins co-encoded in one Methylobacterium sp. WL1 genomic window:
- a CDS encoding thermonuclease family protein produces the protein MLALLLLCSPAAAAGTISGPATVIDGDTIEVHGTRINLYGIDAPETAQSCQTVTGREYRCGRDAALALTAHIGSGVVTCERRDGTPVSGIAGVCRAHGEDLSAWMVAQGHALASRQVTVAYTPQEGHAWATRRGLWAGTFEKPADWRQDRRRMEASAGASAAD, from the coding sequence ATGCTCGCCCTCTTGCTCCTCTGTTCCCCCGCCGCCGCGGCCGGAACGATCAGCGGACCGGCGACGGTGATCGACGGCGACACGATCGAGGTGCACGGCACCCGCATCAACCTCTACGGGATCGACGCGCCGGAGACGGCGCAGAGCTGCCAGACCGTCACCGGCCGGGAATACCGCTGCGGTCGCGACGCCGCCCTGGCGCTGACCGCCCATATCGGCAGCGGCGTCGTCACCTGCGAGCGCCGCGACGGTACGCCCGTCAGCGGCATTGCGGGCGTCTGCCGCGCGCATGGCGAGGACCTCTCGGCCTGGATGGTCGCCCAGGGCCATGCCTTGGCCAGCCGCCAGGTCACGGTGGCCTACACCCCGCAGGAGGGCCACGCCTGGGCGACGCGGCGCGGCCTCTGGGCCGGGACCTTCGAGAAGCCCGCCGATTGGCGCCAGGACCGGCGTCGCATGGAAGCCTCGGCCGGTGC